In the genome of Coraliomargarita algicola, one region contains:
- a CDS encoding alpha/beta fold hydrolase, giving the protein MSVARATQLPADVRLEYPFASHELSLRSGATMHYVDEGAGPVVIMLHGNPTWSFYYRNLVKELQAAGFRCIVPDHIGCGLSDKPEDYNYTLKQRIEDIEELIDYLGIEHFSLVVHDWGGAIGCGVAGRRPEALDQLVLLNTGAFLSKRIPFRIAAIKLPVWGEFVIRALNGFAGPAATMAVKTPLKPAVKRGILWPYRSWRDRVAVWNFVKDIPLHEGHPSYATLREVELGLAKLADKPIQLVWGARDFCFSMHFHDRFRAFFPQSESQVYPKHGHYILEDGGREVWQQIVAFLSDSKGAR; this is encoded by the coding sequence ATGAGTGTCGCGCGCGCAACCCAACTACCCGCTGATGTGCGATTGGAGTATCCTTTCGCGAGTCATGAATTGAGCCTGCGCAGCGGGGCTACGATGCACTATGTGGATGAGGGCGCGGGGCCCGTTGTGATTATGCTGCATGGCAATCCGACTTGGTCGTTTTATTATCGCAACTTGGTGAAGGAGCTGCAGGCGGCGGGTTTTCGTTGCATCGTGCCTGACCATATTGGTTGTGGCCTGTCGGATAAGCCGGAGGACTATAATTATACTTTAAAGCAGCGTATCGAAGACATCGAAGAGTTGATTGACTATCTCGGCATCGAACATTTCAGCCTGGTTGTGCACGACTGGGGGGGGGCGATCGGTTGCGGCGTCGCAGGGCGTCGTCCGGAGGCCTTGGATCAATTGGTATTGCTCAATACCGGTGCTTTCCTCTCCAAGCGTATTCCGTTCCGAATCGCCGCTATCAAGCTGCCTGTTTGGGGTGAATTTGTGATTCGTGCGCTGAATGGTTTTGCGGGCCCCGCGGCCACCATGGCGGTGAAAACGCCGCTCAAGCCAGCGGTCAAGCGCGGCATTTTGTGGCCCTATCGAAGCTGGCGTGACCGTGTGGCGGTTTGGAACTTTGTAAAAGACATTCCTTTGCACGAGGGGCATCCTTCTTATGCGACTTTACGGGAAGTGGAGCTTGGCTTAGCTAAACTCGCAGATAAACCGATTCAACTCGTTTGGGGCGCGCGGGACTTTTGTTTTAGCATGCACTTTCATGATCGCTTTAGAGCATTTTTTCCACAATCGGAATCGCAGGTATATCCTAAGCATGGGCATTACATCCTAGAGGACGGTGGTCGCGAGGTCTGGCAACAGATTGTTGCTTTCTTGAGCGATTCCAAGGGTGCGCGCTAA
- a CDS encoding PAS domain-containing hybrid sensor histidine kinase/response regulator has product MPAASNPLISIPDHCPWGIAVFSHSTGKVLAANDTMESVYGCRESLAAADLFTLSVEGPFAMKLSSLEPGAKWTGRIYPQLNKHGIDSVEVVLERLAYESDQVWLYVLEHPVVNDEVRFSSRSELNMLRVLLDNTLEYVFFRDLKGNFILANRAFRSAVAVGGDTPGVDTKIEDFVSEKSAAWMKSLDMRMIETGRPVVNEVSLFVFQNGTKHWLQLTTVPVRSDEGAIIGSLSVARDISDLKRTESELRKAIAEAHEASRAKGDFLAAMSHEIRTPINGIIGASELCRETELDIEQRSYVDTVMQCGSTLLSLVNDVLDFSKIEAGQLNLESLNFSPRTLIESVAEEFTPATRAKGIELVVSYDTDLPEYMLGDPTRVKQVFYNLVGNAIKFTDVGEVVMRAEVVELKEDAVRVLFSVTDTGIGISKDRQDAIFNSFTQADMSTTRKYGGSGLGLSICRELIRLMDGSVQVISEPGKGARFEFEIPFQLTSSSGPKRCPLMQSWLVCVC; this is encoded by the coding sequence ATGCCAGCAGCATCCAACCCCTTGATTTCTATACCGGATCACTGTCCGTGGGGCATTGCTGTGTTTTCTCACAGCACGGGAAAAGTCCTGGCAGCTAATGACACGATGGAGTCTGTATATGGCTGTCGAGAGTCACTTGCGGCTGCGGACTTGTTTACACTTTCGGTAGAAGGACCGTTTGCGATGAAGCTGAGCTCGCTGGAGCCGGGAGCGAAGTGGACTGGGCGGATTTATCCACAGCTGAACAAGCACGGGATCGATTCCGTGGAGGTGGTTCTCGAGCGGCTGGCGTATGAGTCCGATCAAGTGTGGCTCTACGTGCTGGAGCATCCTGTGGTCAATGATGAGGTGCGGTTTAGCAGCCGGAGTGAGCTGAATATGCTGCGGGTTCTGTTGGATAATACCTTGGAGTATGTGTTTTTCCGTGACCTCAAAGGGAATTTTATTTTGGCCAATCGGGCCTTTCGCTCAGCAGTGGCTGTGGGGGGGGACACTCCGGGGGTGGATACTAAAATTGAGGATTTCGTTTCAGAGAAAAGTGCGGCCTGGATGAAGTCGCTGGACATGCGGATGATTGAAACCGGTCGGCCTGTGGTCAATGAGGTCTCACTGTTTGTTTTTCAAAATGGCACTAAGCATTGGTTACAGTTGACGACTGTGCCGGTGCGTAGTGATGAAGGCGCTATTATTGGTTCGCTGAGTGTGGCACGAGACATTAGCGACTTGAAGCGCACTGAGTCGGAACTACGTAAGGCGATTGCTGAAGCGCATGAGGCCAGTCGCGCCAAGGGCGATTTCCTGGCTGCCATGAGTCATGAAATTCGCACTCCTATTAACGGAATCATTGGAGCCTCCGAGCTTTGTCGGGAGACTGAGTTGGATATCGAGCAACGCAGCTACGTGGATACTGTGATGCAATGTGGGTCCACTTTGTTGAGCTTAGTGAACGATGTGCTCGATTTTTCTAAAATTGAAGCGGGACAGCTTAATTTAGAGAGCCTGAATTTCAGTCCACGTACTTTAATCGAGTCGGTGGCGGAAGAATTTACACCCGCCACTCGGGCCAAGGGCATCGAACTAGTCGTCAGTTATGATACGGATCTGCCGGAGTACATGCTGGGCGATCCCACTCGCGTGAAGCAGGTCTTTTATAATTTGGTAGGCAATGCGATTAAGTTTACCGATGTCGGGGAAGTGGTGATGCGTGCCGAAGTGGTGGAGTTGAAAGAAGATGCGGTGCGTGTTCTTTTTTCGGTCACCGATACAGGAATCGGTATTTCCAAAGATCGTCAGGATGCGATTTTTAATAGCTTCACACAGGCCGATATGTCGACGACTCGCAAATACGGTGGCAGTGGTTTGGGGCTTTCGATTTGTCGGGAATTGATACGCTTAATGGATGGCTCGGTTCAGGTGATTAGTGAGCCAGGGAAGGGCGCCCGCTTTGAATTTGAGATTCCCTTTCAACTGACCAGTAGCTCGGGGCCGAAGCGATGCCCTTTAATGCAGAGTTGGCTGGTTTGCGTGTGTTGA
- a CDS encoding response regulator encodes MPFNAELAGLRVLIVDDNHTNCDLYQQMCAGWGYRSHVVHDGLSGLAALEEAIRAGDAYRLILLDQQMPGLTGLDFASLVRSRPDLRSTEIILLSSSLNHQEAERAKEIGVSRALSKPVKRATLQEVILETFEVGGASGRLPTRPPFEPVTNSKSLHILLVEDNPINQDLACRRLEKLGHTVTLAENGHEAVEVVHKEAFDCILMDIQMPGMDGYEATRVIRAHEASSRLPRQYIIAMTAHAMKGDRELCLEAGMDNYIPKPFRVEILKQVLEQAASFHAECVEAETGGSPESRRGAFAERLEAMDAEDREDVLATAPIFLKALPKDVAKLQDAVSRKSFKDCYFVAHTLKGVAGIFGCKTSMNLAENLEATCRAEDSDQLEGDVEALLAAINSLACDLKCALT; translated from the coding sequence ATGCCCTTTAATGCAGAGTTGGCTGGTTTGCGTGTGTTGATTGTGGATGATAATCATACGAATTGTGATCTCTATCAGCAAATGTGTGCGGGATGGGGGTATCGCAGTCATGTGGTGCATGATGGGCTGTCCGGGCTAGCTGCTTTGGAGGAGGCGATTCGTGCTGGCGATGCCTATCGTTTGATTTTACTGGATCAGCAGATGCCTGGATTAACGGGGCTGGACTTCGCAAGCCTGGTGCGCTCGCGTCCTGATTTACGCAGTACAGAGATTATATTATTGTCCTCATCGTTGAATCATCAGGAGGCGGAACGTGCCAAAGAGATCGGGGTCTCGCGCGCCTTGTCCAAGCCGGTCAAGCGGGCGACTTTGCAGGAAGTGATTCTTGAGACATTTGAAGTGGGCGGTGCCAGTGGTCGCCTTCCGACGCGTCCGCCGTTTGAGCCCGTTACAAATTCCAAGTCTTTACATATTTTGCTAGTGGAGGACAATCCCATCAATCAGGACCTCGCTTGCCGTCGTTTAGAGAAGTTGGGGCACACGGTGACTTTGGCAGAGAATGGACACGAAGCAGTTGAAGTGGTGCATAAAGAAGCGTTTGATTGCATCTTGATGGACATTCAGATGCCAGGTATGGATGGCTATGAGGCGACACGGGTGATTCGTGCCCATGAAGCGTCGAGTCGATTGCCACGTCAGTATATTATTGCGATGACGGCGCATGCCATGAAGGGCGATCGTGAGCTTTGCCTTGAGGCGGGCATGGATAATTATATCCCGAAGCCGTTTCGTGTGGAAATTTTGAAGCAAGTACTGGAGCAAGCAGCCTCGTTTCATGCTGAGTGCGTGGAGGCTGAAACGGGCGGTAGTCCGGAGTCCCGGCGCGGAGCTTTTGCAGAGCGACTTGAGGCAATGGACGCTGAGGACCGTGAAGATGTGTTGGCGACGGCCCCCATCTTTTTAAAAGCTTTGCCCAAAGATGTGGCTAAGCTCCAGGATGCGGTGAGCCGAAAATCCTTCAAAGATTGCTACTTTGTTGCGCATACACTCAAGGGCGTTGCTGGTATCTTCGGTTGCAAGACAAGTATGAATCTGGCCGAAAACTTGGAAGCGACCTGCCGCGCCGAGGATTCCGATCAACTTGAGGGCGATGTGGAGGCCTTGCTGGCTGCGATCAATTCCTTGGCCTGCGACTTGAAGTGCGCTTTGACTTAG
- a CDS encoding Lrp/AsnC family transcriptional regulator, giving the protein MSSVLQLLLEGEHLNTAQMAQVLGLSESEIEAELKRLKAEEVFLGWRPVLNPDRAQENVVRAVIEVKISPERDGGFDRLATRIARFDAVESCFLMSGAYDLLVFASGKDLREVASFVSERLSTVDGVLSTATHFMLRAYKEQGYLLLSPSEREDKPAVSP; this is encoded by the coding sequence ATGAGTTCCGTCCTGCAATTGCTCCTCGAAGGTGAGCATCTCAATACTGCCCAAATGGCGCAGGTGCTCGGCCTGTCCGAGTCCGAGATCGAAGCCGAATTAAAACGCCTCAAGGCCGAAGAAGTTTTCCTCGGTTGGCGCCCTGTGCTCAATCCTGATCGAGCGCAAGAGAACGTCGTGCGCGCCGTGATCGAGGTAAAGATTAGCCCCGAGCGCGATGGCGGTTTTGACCGTCTGGCCACGCGTATCGCACGTTTCGACGCAGTCGAGTCCTGCTTCTTGATGTCCGGTGCCTACGATCTGCTGGTCTTTGCTAGCGGTAAGGATCTGCGAGAAGTCGCTTCCTTCGTGTCGGAGCGTCTGTCCACTGTTGACGGAGTGCTTTCGACCGCGACTCACTTCATGCTGCGCGCTTATAAAGAGCAGGGCTATCTGCTTCTGTCGCCCAGCGAACGCGAAGATAAACCCGCAGTTAGTCCGTAA
- a CDS encoding aminotransferase class I/II-fold pyridoxal phosphate-dependent enzyme: MSDYSQHFVADHVKGLPRSGIRDFFSIVAAMPQAISLGIGEPDFVTPWHIREAAIFALEKGKTSYTDNLGLIRLRREISTYVENNFGISYQPETDVLVAVGVSEALDIALRAVLNPGDKVLYHEPCYVSYSPSIVLAHAQPIAVGTSAEDQFGIDPARVEAAWEPGCKVLMLNFPTNPTGGVTERAKLERLAKFAIEKDLLVISDEIYSELTFEGEHTSIASLPGMQERTIFLHGFSKAFAMTGFRIGYACGPKPLIEAMMKVHQYSMLCAPILSQEAAIEALKNGAPAVAKMKEQYHRRRDLIVRRFNEAGLDCHSPKGSFYAFPSIQSTGLDSLSFCKGLLDQEEVAVVPGTAFGPSGAGFARASFSTSYERIIEATDRIERYVDKLSKNA; encoded by the coding sequence ATGAGTGATTACAGTCAACATTTTGTGGCAGACCATGTAAAAGGGCTGCCCCGTTCCGGTATTCGCGATTTCTTTTCAATTGTGGCTGCGATGCCACAGGCGATTTCCCTCGGCATCGGCGAGCCCGACTTTGTCACGCCTTGGCACATCCGTGAAGCGGCGATCTTTGCACTCGAAAAGGGCAAGACCAGCTACACTGATAACCTCGGTTTGATACGTCTGCGTCGTGAGATCAGCACCTATGTGGAAAACAACTTTGGCATCAGTTACCAACCGGAAACAGATGTCTTGGTCGCGGTCGGTGTCTCTGAGGCCTTAGACATTGCGCTGCGCGCGGTGCTCAACCCCGGCGATAAGGTGCTTTATCACGAGCCTTGTTATGTCTCATACAGCCCCAGCATTGTGCTGGCACATGCACAGCCGATCGCTGTCGGCACATCGGCCGAAGATCAATTCGGCATCGATCCCGCACGTGTGGAAGCTGCATGGGAGCCCGGTTGCAAGGTACTGATGCTCAACTTCCCGACCAATCCTACCGGTGGGGTGACCGAGCGTGCCAAGCTGGAGCGCCTGGCTAAATTCGCGATCGAAAAGGACTTGCTGGTCATCAGCGACGAGATCTATTCCGAGCTCACCTTCGAGGGTGAGCATACCAGCATCGCCTCGCTGCCTGGTATGCAGGAGCGCACTATCTTCTTACACGGCTTCTCGAAGGCATTTGCCATGACGGGCTTCCGTATCGGATATGCCTGCGGTCCCAAGCCCTTGATCGAAGCGATGATGAAGGTGCACCAATACAGCATGCTCTGCGCACCGATTCTCTCACAAGAGGCCGCCATCGAAGCGCTTAAAAACGGAGCGCCGGCCGTGGCTAAGATGAAAGAACAGTATCACCGTCGCCGCGATCTAATCGTGCGCCGTTTCAACGAAGCAGGCTTAGACTGCCACTCGCCCAAGGGTTCTTTCTACGCCTTTCCATCCATTCAGTCCACCGGTCTCGACTCTTTGAGCTTCTGTAAGGGGCTGCTGGATCAAGAGGAAGTCGCCGTAGTTCCTGGCACTGCTTTTGGTCCGAGTGGCGCCGGTTTTGCCCGTGCCAGCTTCTCTACTAGCTACGAACGCATTATCGAAGCCACCGACCGTATCGAACGCTATGTTGATAAATTAAGCAAAAACGCTTAA